A single genomic interval of Mucilaginibacter boryungensis harbors:
- a CDS encoding DUF2490 domain-containing protein, which yields MPKSFYVFFIFLIAGISASAQSKVGTWGIFTAIMPGDSAHRWGGYSELQLRENSTFNQFNYYEIKAGISYDLDKAFTALIGGGRYTTYDYQNLGAGPNTIEARFWEQMIVNQYLYRIKLEHRYRIEQRWLNGIYRNRFRYRLNVFVPLNSTKIEAKTWFVSVFEEIFLNNKEPNFERNRISAALGYQFDKKWILQAGWINQYNYVPNLSNDKDNVLLMLMYRINRKNSAKREHMPSTGD from the coding sequence ATGCCAAAATCTTTTTACGTTTTTTTCATATTTCTCATTGCCGGCATTTCAGCATCGGCACAAAGCAAAGTTGGTACCTGGGGTATATTTACAGCAATAATGCCGGGCGATAGTGCACACCGCTGGGGTGGCTACAGCGAATTACAATTACGTGAGAACAGCACCTTTAACCAATTCAATTATTACGAAATTAAAGCAGGAATTAGTTACGACCTGGATAAAGCATTTACCGCGTTAATAGGCGGGGGCCGGTATACTACCTACGATTACCAAAATCTTGGGGCTGGCCCTAATACTATTGAAGCCAGGTTTTGGGAACAAATGATTGTTAACCAATACCTGTACCGTATAAAATTAGAACACCGTTACCGGATTGAGCAGCGCTGGCTGAACGGTATTTATCGTAACCGCTTCCGTTACAGGTTGAATGTTTTTGTACCGCTTAACTCTACCAAAATTGAGGCTAAAACCTGGTTTGTATCGGTATTTGAGGAGATTTTTCTGAATAACAAGGAACCAAACTTCGAACGTAACCGTATATCGGCCGCATTGGGCTACCAGTTTGATAAGAAATGGATTTTGCAGGCCGGCTGGATAAACCAGTATAACTATGTACCTAATCTTAGTAACGATAAAGACAATGTTTTGCTAATGCTGATGTACCGAATTAACAGAAAGAACAGCGCCAAACGCGAACATATGCCAAGTACGGGAGATTAA
- a CDS encoding YdcF family protein, which translates to MLSKKLFLFLLSCTIVHFTGYTQQPNPHYQLKGNNYVSAKNYYLLTLMQNTPAVKHLLESDADLTKLATTKLNALKTSLSCKDAACYTAQLKFSPDEIRQTGDKLAALYQPDNALGLLVKTDLIPSGAYILNKNLTPQQQLVKAWEQDAAGVNYAISIYADGKKPPYAAIDSISFNVRSKTYPDVLLDEASVVLNACKDSKLFFEPVLNYALQALEINGRNDAANFEPLAAGLNKNALVKIKQTVWDKYKYSSILILGAGPGDLNTAISPIGMLRCRMGASRYFSGLAPFIIVSGGMAHPYKTKYCEALEMKKYLVNNLHVPANAIIVETQARHTTTNVRNGVRLIYRYGIPFNKPFLTVSSRSHIESVGVAMAARCLRELKYVPYKVGNRYDDNAWELYPAIEALQINPMEPLDPR; encoded by the coding sequence ATGTTGTCGAAAAAACTATTCTTATTCCTGCTTAGCTGTACCATTGTACATTTTACCGGCTATACCCAACAACCCAATCCGCATTATCAATTGAAAGGCAACAATTATGTTTCGGCAAAAAATTATTATTTGCTTACGCTGATGCAAAACACCCCGGCAGTAAAGCACTTATTAGAGAGCGATGCCGACCTGACTAAACTGGCCACAACTAAATTAAATGCGTTAAAAACATCGCTTAGCTGTAAAGATGCCGCCTGTTATACCGCTCAGCTAAAATTCAGCCCGGATGAGATCAGGCAAACAGGTGATAAACTGGCCGCGTTATATCAACCCGATAATGCGCTGGGCTTACTGGTAAAAACCGACCTGATCCCTTCAGGCGCGTATATTTTAAATAAAAACCTTACTCCGCAACAGCAATTGGTAAAAGCCTGGGAGCAGGATGCAGCGGGCGTAAATTATGCCATCAGCATTTATGCCGATGGTAAAAAGCCACCATATGCGGCTATTGATTCTATCAGTTTTAATGTAAGGTCTAAAACATACCCCGATGTACTTTTAGATGAGGCCTCTGTTGTTTTAAATGCGTGTAAAGACAGCAAATTGTTTTTTGAGCCGGTTTTGAATTATGCGCTACAGGCATTAGAGATTAACGGCCGCAACGATGCCGCCAATTTTGAACCATTGGCTGCCGGCCTTAATAAAAACGCATTAGTAAAAATTAAGCAAACTGTTTGGGACAAGTATAAATATTCATCCATATTGATATTAGGCGCCGGCCCAGGCGATTTAAATACGGCTATCAGCCCCATTGGTATGCTGCGCTGCCGCATGGGAGCAAGCCGCTATTTTTCAGGATTGGCCCCTTTCATTATCGTATCAGGCGGCATGGCGCACCCTTACAAAACCAAATATTGCGAGGCCCTGGAAATGAAAAAATACCTGGTGAACAATTTACATGTACCCGCCAATGCCATTATTGTAGAAACGCAGGCGCGGCATACTACTACCAATGTGCGTAATGGGGTACGGTTAATTTATCGTTATGGAATACCTTTCAATAAACCGTTTTTAACGGTCAGCAGTAGAAGTCATATCGAGTCGGTAGGGGTAGCTATGGCAGCCCGGTGTTTAAGAGAACTAAAATATGTGCCTTATAAAGTGGGTAACCGTTACGATGATAACGCCTGGGAACTGTACCCGGCTATTGAGGCCTTACAGATAAACCCGATGGAACCGTTAGACCCACGATAG
- a CDS encoding ABC transporter ATP-binding protein encodes MAQQPIITVNNLVKNYGDFAAVKGISFEVYEGEIFGLLGPNGAGKTTTLEIIETLRDKTSGNITVDGFNIETAADSIKQRIGVQLQAAGYYPNLNLTELIELFCGLYGVNISPVTMLEKVALTDKAKAKYKDLSGGQKQRFSIATTLINNPRIIFLDEPTTGLDPQARRNLWDLIRQIRDNGTTVVITTHYMDEAEELCDRVAFVDGGHIIGIDTPDHFIDELIAGGFKRRKEVKEANLEDVFIAKTGKEWREG; translated from the coding sequence ATGGCACAACAACCTATTATAACAGTAAATAACCTGGTGAAAAACTACGGCGATTTTGCCGCCGTAAAAGGCATTAGTTTTGAGGTTTACGAAGGCGAGATCTTCGGGCTGCTTGGCCCTAACGGTGCAGGTAAAACCACTACGCTCGAGATCATCGAGACTTTACGGGATAAAACATCGGGCAACATTACGGTAGATGGCTTTAATATTGAAACCGCTGCCGACAGCATTAAGCAGCGCATTGGTGTGCAATTGCAGGCAGCGGGCTATTATCCCAATCTGAACCTGACCGAATTGATAGAATTGTTTTGCGGTTTATATGGCGTAAATATATCGCCAGTAACAATGCTGGAAAAAGTGGCCCTGACCGATAAAGCCAAAGCCAAATACAAAGACCTATCGGGCGGGCAAAAACAACGGTTTTCTATCGCAACTACGCTGATCAATAACCCACGGATTATTTTTTTAGATGAACCGACTACCGGACTTGACCCACAAGCGCGCCGTAACCTTTGGGACCTGATACGCCAGATACGGGATAACGGGACTACGGTAGTTATTACTACTCACTATATGGATGAGGCGGAAGAATTATGCGACCGCGTAGCTTTTGTGGATGGCGGCCACATTATTGGTATTGATACGCCCGACCATTTTATAGATGAACTGATAGCGGGCGGCTTTAAACGTAGAAAAGAAGTTAAAGAAGCTAATCTGGAAGATGTATTTATAGCCAAAACAGGTAAGGAATGGCGGGAAGGATAG
- the trxA gene encoding thioredoxin translates to MTTFADLIKSDKPVLIDFSAEWCGPCKMMAPILKQLKDMAGEDVRIIKVDVDKNPAAASAYNVQGVPTLILFKDEQIKWRQSGVVQAAQLKQIVDQYK, encoded by the coding sequence ATGACAACATTTGCAGATCTGATAAAATCCGACAAACCTGTGCTGATAGATTTCTCGGCCGAGTGGTGCGGGCCATGTAAAATGATGGCGCCGATACTAAAACAGCTAAAAGACATGGCAGGTGAAGATGTCAGGATAATTAAGGTGGATGTAGATAAGAACCCTGCCGCTGCCAGCGCCTATAATGTGCAGGGCGTACCCACGCTTATACTGTTTAAAGACGAACAAATTAAATGGCGGCAAAGTGGTGTAGTACAGGCGGCTCAATTAAAACAGATTGTAGATCAGTATAAATAG
- a CDS encoding NAD(P)-dependent alcohol dehydrogenase, with amino-acid sequence MIKTKAYAAQNEHTPLAPWTFERRDVGPHDVQFDILFCGVCHSDLHQIKNDWFPGIFPMVPGHEIVGRVVKVGDHVKQFKVGDLAGTGCMVDSCRVCENCKQDLEQYCLNGNSQTYNGLEQDKKTPTYGGYSNTIVVNEDFVLHISEKLNLAAVAPLLCAGITTYSPLRHWKVGKGHKLAVLGLGGLGHMAVKFGVAFGADVTVLSTSPGKEADAKKLGAHHFVVTTDPEQIKAARGTFDFILDTVSAEHDFNMYLSLLRTNGVHICVGVPPKPAEITAFSLLGGRKSLAGSGIGGIAETQEMLDYCAENNIVSDIEMIDIKDIQTAYDRMLKGDVRYRFVIDMATL; translated from the coding sequence ATGATTAAGACAAAAGCTTATGCGGCCCAGAATGAGCATACCCCACTGGCGCCGTGGACTTTCGAGCGTCGCGATGTTGGGCCACATGATGTGCAATTTGATATTTTATTTTGCGGCGTTTGCCACTCAGACCTGCACCAGATCAAGAACGATTGGTTCCCGGGTATATTCCCTATGGTGCCCGGTCATGAAATTGTTGGCCGTGTAGTAAAGGTAGGCGATCATGTAAAGCAATTTAAAGTAGGCGACCTGGCAGGTACCGGCTGTATGGTTGATTCGTGCCGTGTGTGCGAGAACTGCAAGCAGGACCTGGAGCAATATTGCCTGAACGGCAACTCGCAAACTTATAATGGTTTAGAGCAGGATAAAAAAACACCAACCTACGGCGGTTATTCAAACACTATTGTGGTAAACGAAGATTTTGTATTGCATATTTCCGAAAAACTTAACCTGGCTGCTGTTGCACCTTTATTATGCGCGGGTATTACTACCTACTCGCCGTTGCGCCATTGGAAAGTGGGCAAAGGCCACAAATTAGCTGTATTAGGTTTAGGCGGACTGGGTCATATGGCAGTTAAGTTTGGCGTAGCCTTTGGTGCTGATGTAACTGTATTAAGTACTTCGCCCGGTAAAGAAGCCGATGCTAAGAAATTAGGGGCGCATCACTTTGTGGTAACTACGGACCCTGAACAGATTAAGGCGGCCAGAGGCACCTTTGATTTTATACTAGACACCGTATCTGCCGAGCACGATTTCAACATGTATCTGTCGTTGTTACGTACTAATGGCGTGCACATTTGTGTAGGTGTTCCACCCAAACCGGCAGAAATTACCGCGTTTAGCTTATTGGGTGGCCGTAAAAGCTTAGCTGGTTCGGGCATTGGCGGGATAGCCGAAACTCAGGAAATGCTGGATTACTGTGCCGAAAACAATATCGTATCGGATATTGAAATGATCGACATTAAAGATATTCAAACCGCATACGATCGTATGCTTAAAGGTGATGTACGGTACAGGTTTGTAATTGATATGGCTACCTTATAG
- a CDS encoding ABC transporter permease: MTNNKTYSNLRATLAIARASLRSILRSPSAVVFTLAFPLIFIVVFANIGGSGVSVDVGVSKTCDTTNEIYQALKKNPLINLIKTQTADEMNKNLAKGSLDAVIDIKPHVQMTPFSIDVKYSKASGKGPILQSALNNIFYRVQSAVLSKIQSYSNVQLPKIVDLKETTVSGREYKYIDFILPGQLGFSLLSSGVFGTAFVFLSLRQTLVIKRFFATPVKRYSIVLGEMIARIVFALAGALIIILIGHSLFGFTLIHGVVTVLNMLLLSFIGLIIFMGFGFTVSGIAKNESTVPPLSNIITLPQFLLSGTFFSTSAFPKWLRPLSEALPLTHLNNAMRKVAFEGAGLGDVTHQLLILLIWGIVIYAVAIKTFKWE; this comes from the coding sequence ATGACTAATAATAAAACATATAGCAACCTACGCGCCACGCTGGCTATTGCCCGGGCAAGTTTACGTTCCATATTGCGCAGCCCATCGGCTGTGGTATTTACCTTAGCCTTCCCGCTGATATTTATTGTGGTGTTTGCCAACATTGGCGGCAGTGGTGTAAGCGTTGATGTAGGCGTATCTAAAACCTGCGATACTACTAACGAGATCTACCAGGCGCTGAAAAAGAACCCGCTGATCAACCTTATCAAAACACAAACTGCCGATGAGATGAATAAAAACCTGGCAAAAGGCAGCCTTGACGCGGTGATAGATATTAAACCCCATGTGCAAATGACCCCGTTCAGCATCGATGTGAAGTATAGCAAAGCATCGGGCAAGGGGCCAATTCTGCAATCGGCTTTAAACAATATTTTTTACAGGGTGCAGTCGGCAGTGTTGAGTAAAATCCAAAGTTATTCTAACGTTCAGTTACCTAAAATAGTGGATTTAAAAGAAACTACTGTAAGCGGGCGCGAGTATAAATACATCGATTTTATTTTGCCGGGGCAATTAGGCTTCTCGCTGTTAAGCTCGGGGGTGTTTGGTACGGCTTTCGTGTTTCTTAGTTTGCGCCAAACGCTGGTAATTAAACGCTTTTTTGCTACCCCGGTTAAGCGCTACAGCATTGTATTGGGCGAAATGATAGCACGTATTGTATTTGCCCTGGCTGGCGCTTTAATTATTATTTTGATAGGGCATTCGCTGTTTGGCTTTACGCTGATACATGGGGTTGTAACCGTGCTTAATATGCTGTTATTATCGTTTATTGGCCTGATTATTTTTATGGGTTTTGGCTTCACTGTTTCAGGCATTGCTAAAAACGAAAGTACAGTACCGCCCTTATCAAATATTATTACGCTGCCGCAGTTCCTGTTATCAGGCACGTTTTTTAGCACCTCGGCTTTCCCAAAATGGCTGAGACCATTAAGCGAAGCATTACCGCTTACCCATCTTAACAACGCCATGCGTAAGGTGGCTTTTGAAGGCGCGGGACTTGGTGATGTTACCCATCAATTACTAATATTGCTTATTTGGGGCATCGTGATATATGCAGTAGCGATTAAGACTTTTAAATGGGAGTAA
- the eno gene encoding phosphopyruvate hydratase — protein sequence MSLIIDVHARQILDSRGNPTIEVEVLTENGALGRAAVPSGASTGVHEAVELRDNDKTKYMGKGVLKAVANVNDVIAPALKGFDVFEQNAIDKLMIELDGTPNKGKLGANAILGVSLAAAKAAAQESRQPLYRYVGGVNANTLPIPMMNIVNGGSHSDAPIAFQEFMIMPVGASSFSEALRWGTEVFHNLKKILHDRGLSTAVGDEGGFAPTFEGTEDGVETILKAIEKAGYKPGVDICLAFDCAASEFYKDGKYDYTKFEGAKGAIRTSAEQAEYLAQLTEKYPVISIEDGMAEDDWDGWKLLTDRIGSKVQLVGDDLFVTNVLRLQKGIDQDTANSILVKVNQIGSLTETIDAVSLAQTNGYTSVMSHRSGETEDATIADLAVALNCGQIKTGSASRSDRIAKYNQLLRIEEELGVNAKFIGKAFKYYRNR from the coding sequence ATGAGCTTAATTATTGATGTCCACGCCCGCCAGATATTGGATTCGCGCGGTAACCCTACTATAGAGGTTGAAGTTTTAACCGAAAATGGCGCGCTTGGCCGTGCTGCCGTTCCATCTGGCGCCTCAACCGGCGTACACGAGGCTGTTGAACTGCGTGACAACGACAAAACAAAATATATGGGCAAAGGCGTGCTGAAAGCCGTTGCCAACGTAAATGATGTTATCGCACCTGCATTAAAGGGTTTCGATGTGTTTGAACAAAACGCTATCGATAAGTTAATGATTGAACTGGATGGCACACCAAATAAAGGTAAACTAGGCGCTAACGCTATTTTAGGTGTATCGCTGGCCGCTGCTAAAGCTGCTGCCCAGGAAAGCCGCCAGCCTTTATATCGTTATGTTGGTGGTGTAAACGCCAATACGCTGCCTATCCCGATGATGAATATTGTGAACGGTGGATCACACTCGGATGCGCCTATCGCCTTCCAGGAGTTTATGATCATGCCGGTTGGCGCTTCCTCATTCTCTGAAGCATTGCGTTGGGGTACCGAAGTATTCCATAACCTGAAAAAGATATTGCACGATCGTGGCCTTTCAACCGCGGTGGGTGATGAAGGCGGTTTTGCACCAACCTTTGAAGGTACCGAAGATGGCGTAGAAACTATTTTAAAAGCTATTGAAAAAGCAGGCTACAAACCTGGAGTTGACATCTGCCTGGCGTTTGATTGTGCCGCTTCTGAGTTTTACAAAGACGGGAAATACGACTACACTAAATTTGAAGGCGCTAAAGGTGCTATCCGCACCAGTGCTGAACAAGCCGAATACCTTGCCCAGCTGACTGAAAAATATCCTGTGATCTCTATCGAAGATGGCATGGCCGAGGATGATTGGGATGGCTGGAAATTATTAACCGACCGTATTGGCAGTAAAGTACAATTAGTAGGCGACGACCTGTTCGTAACCAACGTGCTGCGCCTGCAAAAAGGGATAGATCAGGATACGGCTAACTCTATCCTGGTAAAAGTGAACCAGATCGGTTCGTTAACTGAAACTATCGACGCGGTTAGCCTGGCACAAACTAATGGTTATACCTCAGTTATGAGTCACCGCAGTGGTGAAACCGAAGATGCTACCATTGCCGATTTAGCCGTGGCCCTTAACTGCGGTCAGATAAAAACCGGTTCGGCTTCACGTTCGGACAGGATCGCTAAATACAACCAGTTATTGCGTATTGAAGAGGAACTTGGCGTTAACGCCAAGTTTATTGGTAAAGCTTTTAAATACTATAGAAACCGCTAA
- a CDS encoding DEAD/DEAH box helicase — protein sequence MSFQDLNLIEPILKALNTEGYTTPTPIQAKSIPIILKKRDLLGCAQTGTGKTAAFAIPILQLLYQDKQQHKEQKTIKTLILTPTRELAIQIDESFAAYGKHCGLKHMVIFGGVSQNPQTDALKRGIDILVATPGRLLDLMNQGFIRLDHLKILVLDEADRMLDMGFVHDVKKIIAKVPKQRQTLFFSATMPSEIQQLADTILYKPEKVEVAPVSSTADTIQQTVFFVGKEDKRGLLHHVLKDKNIATVLVFTRTKHGADKVVKDLSRAGITAEAIHGNKSQNARQRALTNFKNRTTRVLVATDIAARGIDIDDLTHVINYEIPNIPETYVHRIGRTGRAGASGIAFSFCDEEEKEFLKDIHKLIAKTIPVEEEHPFPMKQLTTQERIAKELKGNQHLNSRQGPRNPSAQRNPNAAKPGGNRNWRRSR from the coding sequence ATGTCATTTCAAGATTTAAATTTAATTGAGCCTATCCTCAAGGCCTTAAACACCGAGGGATATACTACCCCAACACCTATACAAGCTAAGTCGATTCCCATCATACTTAAAAAGCGCGACCTGTTAGGCTGCGCGCAAACAGGCACAGGTAAAACTGCCGCGTTCGCTATCCCAATTTTGCAGCTACTGTACCAGGATAAACAACAGCATAAGGAACAAAAAACCATTAAAACGCTGATACTTACCCCAACACGCGAGCTGGCCATCCAGATAGATGAAAGCTTTGCGGCTTACGGTAAACATTGCGGGTTAAAGCATATGGTCATCTTCGGCGGCGTATCGCAAAACCCGCAAACCGATGCATTAAAGCGCGGAATAGATATTTTGGTAGCAACCCCGGGACGTTTACTTGACCTGATGAACCAGGGCTTTATCCGCCTGGACCATCTGAAAATTTTGGTGCTGGATGAAGCCGACCGTATGCTGGATATGGGTTTTGTGCACGATGTAAAAAAGATTATTGCTAAAGTGCCTAAACAAAGGCAAACGCTGTTTTTCTCGGCCACCATGCCGTCAGAGATACAGCAACTGGCCGATACTATTTTATATAAACCTGAAAAGGTAGAGGTAGCCCCGGTGTCTTCTACTGCCGATACTATTCAGCAAACAGTATTTTTTGTTGGCAAGGAAGATAAAAGGGGATTACTGCACCATGTGCTGAAAGATAAAAACATTGCTACAGTGCTAGTTTTTACGCGTACTAAACATGGCGCCGATAAAGTAGTAAAAGATTTAAGCCGAGCCGGCATTACGGCCGAGGCTATACATGGCAATAAATCGCAAAATGCCAGGCAGCGTGCTTTAACCAATTTTAAAAACCGTACTACCCGTGTTTTGGTAGCCACCGATATTGCCGCCCGCGGTATCGATATTGACGATTTAACCCACGTAATTAATTACGAGATACCCAACATCCCCGAAACTTATGTGCACCGTATAGGCCGTACTGGCAGGGCTGGGGCCAGCGGTATAGCATTCTCTTTTTGCGATGAGGAAGAAAAGGAATTTTTAAAGGATATTCATAAACTAATAGCTAAAACTATCCCTGTTGAAGAAGAGCATCCGTTCCCTATGAAACAATTGACAACACAGGAACGCATAGCCAAAGAGTTGAAAGGCAACCAGCATCTTAACAGCAGGCAGGGGCCGCGTAATCCATCAGCACAGCGCAACCCTAATGCTGCAAAGCCGGGCGGCAACCGCAACTGGCGCCGCAGCAGGTAG
- a CDS encoding glycosyltransferase family 92 protein, translating into MNHHVSNLLTLAINYFKPLFFKTRYYISICCIVKDENEYLKEWLSYHLKVGVQHFFIYDNGSVIPIQLTIAQLGLSDQVTVISFPGTSKQVEAYRHCLRNFGSLSQWIAFIDVDEFIVPKSKPNDLAQFLRKFEPYGGLGINWLLFGSGGHQAKSKEPQLKKFTLRAKNDFSVNRHIKSIVQPKYVRIVRDPHSFKYITGKYCVNEKFVRIDGPFADVSVEAIQINHYFCRSLEEYVEKIKRGRADDANIQRSLEQFHGSDKYANDIEDKTILAIID; encoded by the coding sequence ATGAACCATCATGTTTCAAACCTGCTTACCCTTGCTATCAATTACTTTAAGCCTCTTTTCTTCAAAACAAGATATTATATATCCATATGCTGTATCGTAAAGGATGAGAATGAATATCTTAAAGAATGGCTTTCTTATCATCTGAAAGTTGGGGTGCAGCATTTTTTTATTTATGACAATGGCAGTGTAATTCCAATTCAACTAACGATAGCGCAACTTGGATTATCAGACCAGGTTACAGTAATAAGTTTCCCGGGCACATCTAAACAAGTTGAAGCTTACCGGCACTGTCTGCGCAATTTCGGCTCACTTTCGCAATGGATAGCGTTTATAGACGTTGATGAGTTTATCGTTCCAAAATCAAAACCAAATGATTTAGCCCAGTTCTTAAGGAAGTTTGAACCGTATGGGGGGCTGGGAATAAATTGGCTGCTATTCGGATCGGGGGGGCACCAGGCAAAAAGTAAAGAGCCGCAATTGAAAAAGTTTACATTAAGGGCCAAAAATGATTTTAGTGTAAACCGGCATATTAAAAGCATTGTTCAGCCCAAATACGTGCGTATTGTCCGGGATCCGCATAGCTTCAAATACATAACAGGGAAATACTGTGTAAATGAAAAGTTCGTACGTATTGATGGCCCTTTTGCGGATGTCAGCGTGGAAGCGATCCAGATCAACCACTACTTTTGCCGGTCGTTAGAGGAGTATGTGGAAAAAATAAAACGGGGACGGGCCGATGATGCGAACATTCAAAGATCGTTAGAGCAATTCCATGGCTCCGATAAATATGCTAATGATATTGAGGATAAAACGATATTGGCTATAATTGATTAA
- the lysS gene encoding lysine--tRNA ligase: MSIALSEQEIIRRESLQALRALGINPYPAEEYKVTAFAKDITDNFESKSGAYKEVVVAGRIMGRRIMGSASFFELQDSTGRLQIYIKRDDICPDEDKTLYNTVFKKLLDIGDYVGIKGYVFLTQTGEISVHTQELTILSKSLKPLPVVKRDENGNIHDGFTDPEMRYRQRYVDLTVNPEFKNIFIARSKVISAMRSYFNEQGWMEVETPILQAVHGGAAARPFMTHHNTLDMPLYLRIANELYLKRLIVAGFDGVYEFGKMFRNEGMDRTHNPEFTAMEIYVAYKDYVWMMAMVEECLEKVARAVHGVAAVQVGANEINFAGPYEKLSMYDSILKYTGINVSEMDEAALRQTCRDLAIEVDTTMGKGKLIDEIFSAKVEANLIQPTYITDYPIEMTPLAKKHRTKDGLVERFELFVNGKEIANAYSELNDPIDQRERFEDQLLLAGRGDEEAMAMDDDFLRALEYGMPPTSGLGIGIDRLVMLMTNQSTIQEVLFFPQMRPEKKAKVATADDFIAVGVPAEWVPVLNKMGFNTVEELKAANPNKVFNDLGGMRKKLKLDITMPVKEVVMGWFE, from the coding sequence ATGAGTATTGCCCTATCCGAACAGGAAATTATACGTCGCGAATCGTTACAAGCATTACGTGCTTTAGGCATTAACCCTTACCCAGCCGAAGAATATAAGGTAACTGCCTTTGCAAAAGATATCACCGATAACTTTGAAAGTAAATCTGGTGCTTATAAGGAAGTAGTAGTTGCCGGCCGTATTATGGGCCGCCGTATTATGGGCAGCGCGTCGTTTTTTGAACTGCAGGATAGTACCGGCAGGTTACAGATATATATTAAACGTGATGATATTTGCCCCGACGAGGACAAAACTCTATACAATACCGTTTTTAAAAAACTACTGGATATTGGCGATTATGTCGGTATAAAAGGCTACGTATTCCTGACCCAAACCGGCGAGATATCGGTGCACACACAGGAACTGACCATCCTGTCAAAATCCTTGAAACCATTGCCGGTAGTTAAGCGTGATGAGAATGGAAATATTCACGATGGCTTTACCGACCCCGAAATGCGCTATCGCCAACGCTATGTTGACTTAACAGTTAACCCCGAGTTTAAAAATATTTTTATTGCCCGTTCAAAAGTGATCAGCGCTATGCGTAGTTATTTTAACGAACAAGGCTGGATGGAAGTAGAAACCCCGATATTGCAAGCCGTACATGGCGGTGCCGCCGCGCGCCCGTTCATGACGCATCACAATACCCTGGATATGCCGCTGTACCTGCGCATAGCTAACGAACTGTATCTAAAAAGGTTAATCGTCGCGGGCTTTGACGGTGTTTACGAGTTTGGTAAAATGTTCCGTAACGAGGGCATGGACCGTACACATAACCCCGAATTTACCGCCATGGAAATATATGTGGCCTATAAAGATTATGTGTGGATGATGGCTATGGTGGAAGAGTGTTTAGAGAAAGTAGCCCGCGCCGTGCATGGTGTAGCCGCGGTACAGGTTGGCGCTAACGAAATAAATTTTGCAGGCCCGTACGAGAAACTTTCCATGTACGATTCTATCCTGAAATATACCGGCATCAACGTATCTGAAATGGACGAAGCCGCCTTACGCCAAACCTGCCGCGACCTGGCTATTGAAGTTGATACTACAATGGGTAAAGGCAAGCTGATAGACGAGATCTTTAGTGCCAAAGTGGAAGCTAACCTGATACAGCCAACATACATTACCGACTACCCTATTGAAATGACCCCGCTGGCCAAAAAACATCGTACCAAAGATGGTTTGGTTGAACGTTTTGAGCTGTTTGTGAATGGTAAAGAAATAGCCAATGCCTATTCTGAACTGAACGACCCTATTGATCAGCGCGAACGCTTTGAAGACCAATTGTTGCTGGCCGGCCGCGGAGATGAAGAAGCCATGGCTATGGACGACGACTTTTTACGCGCTTTGGAATACGGTATGCCCCCAACATCGGGCCTGGGTATTGGTATCGACCGCCTGGTAATGCTAATGACCAATCAAAGCACCATACAGGAGGTGTTATTCTTCCCGCAAATGCGCCCTGAAAAGAAAGCCAAAGTAGCAACTGCTGATGATTTTATAGCCGTAGGGGTACCTGCCGAATGGGTACCTGTACTCAACAAAATGGGCTTCAATACGGTAGAAGAATTAAAAGCAGCCAACCCCAATAAAGTATTTAACGACCTTGGCGGTATGCGCAAAAAATTAAAACTGGATATTACCATGCCGGTAAAAGAGGTGGTAATGGGCTGGTTTGAGTAA